A section of the Oncorhynchus gorbuscha isolate QuinsamMale2020 ecotype Even-year linkage group LG04, OgorEven_v1.0, whole genome shotgun sequence genome encodes:
- the LOC124034429 gene encoding SWI/SNF-related matrix-associated actin-dependent regulator of chromatin subfamily B member 1: MRMLIRADLCCYISNMALSKTFGQKPVKFQLEEDGDYYMIGSEVGNYLRMFRGSLYKRYPSLWRKLASVEERKKIVESSHDHGYTTLATSVTLLKASEVEEIFEGNDEKYKAISISTEPPAYLREQKGKRNSQWVPTLPNSSHHLDAVPCSTTINRSRLGRDKKRTFPLCFDDHDPAVIHENATQSEVLVPIRLDMEIEGQKLRDAFTWNMNEKLMTPEMFAEILCDDLDLNPLAFVPAIASAIRQQIESYPTDSILDEQTDQRVIVKLNIHVGNISLVDQFEWDMSERENSPEKFALKLCSELGLGGEFVTTIAYSIRGQLSWHQRTYAFSENPLPTVEIAIRNTGEADQWCPLLETLTDAEMEKKIRDQDRNTRRMRRLANTW, encoded by the exons ATGCGCATGCTCATCCGCGCTGATCTTTGttgttacatttccaatatggcGCTTAGTAAGACATTTGGACAAAAACCTGTCAAATTTCAGCTTGAAGAAGATGGGGATTATTATATGATTGGGTCAGAG GTAGGAAATTACCTGCGTATGTTCAGAGGTTCCTTGTATAAGAGATACCCATCACTATGGAGGAAACTGGCATCAGTGGAGGAGCGGAAGAAAATAGTGGAATCATCACACG ATCATGGTTACACAACCTTAGCTACCAGTGTGACCCTTCTGAAGGCATCAGAGGTAGAGGAGATCTTCGAAGGAAACGATGAGAAGTACAAAGCTATCTCCATCAGCACAGAGCCCCCAGCTTACCTCAG GGAGCAGAAGGGTAAGCGGAATAGTCAGTGGGTCCCCACGCTACCCAACAGCTCTCATCATCTGGATGCTGTCCCCTGCTCCACCACTATCAACCGCAGCCGCTTAGGGCGAGACAAGAAGAGGACCTTCCCGCTCTG TTTTGATGACCATGATCCTGCAGTGATCCATGAGAATGccacccagtctgaggttctggtTCCAATCCGACTGGACATGGAGATAGAGGGGCAGAAGCTTAGGGATGCTTTCACCTGGAATATGAACG AGAAGCTCATGACTCCTGAAATGTTTGCGGAGATCCTGTGTGACGACCTGGACCTGAACCCCTTGGCCTTTGTCCCGGCCATCGCCTCAGCCATCCGCCAGCAGATAGAGTCCTATCCCACAGACAGCATCCTGGATGAACAGACTGACCAGAGGGTCATCGTCAAG CTAAACATCCACGTTGGAAACATCTCGCTCGTGGACCAGTTTGAGTGGGATATGTCAGAAAGGGAGAACTCCCCAGAGAAGTTTGCCCTGAAACTGTGCTCGGAGCTGGGCCTAGGGGGAGAGTTTGTCACCACCATTGCTTACAGCATCCGAGGACAACTTAGTTGGCACCAGAGGACATACGCTTTCAG TGAGAACCCGCTGCCCACGGTAGAGATAGCCATCCGGAACACAGGTGAAGCTGACCAGTGGTGCCCACTGCTGGAGACACTGACAGAtgcagagatggagaagaagatCAGGGACCAGGATAGAAACACTCG GCGCATGAGACGACTGGCAAACACATGGTAG